The Paralichthys olivaceus isolate ysfri-2021 chromosome 2, ASM2471397v2, whole genome shotgun sequence genomic interval TGTCTATTTTTTAAACCACCAAACATTTCCCCTGTTTAACAACAGCATTAGACCATTTTTAGATGTAAATAGTTGTAAAGTTTTTTTCACATCTCTTACACACTTTCACATCTCTCTTCAACATCTTTTATTGAGCAATGTTATGTATACAATAGCTTGACTTCAGCCGGATGGTTCTTTGTGGTGCTATGGTATTGGTACTTTCacatttgcttgttttattAGTAACATgatccatttattttaaatgtgtcatttcCCTTTACTTGCTTCTTTTTTGGTTGTTGCGGTGCAAGTTTACAAATACTACGGTTTCGTTCAAGGAAGTGACATTGGTGACTTTGTGAGTCTTACAAAGACATACACAGTATCCTACTTTTCTCACACAAGAATATGAGTCAGGACAAATAAAATCCCTCTGTTTCCTGAAATGATCAGTAAATTGTGCAATGGCCTCTTATGTAAACATccgagaaaaaaaacaagaaaaaccatAAACAAGCTTTTTTAATGTGATGATTAGTTTTGATCATAGGTTCTTTAAAACATCAGAAAGCTGATtaataatgtaaaacattttattaaaaatacaaacagtttatttttgCAACAGTTTGACCTGCAGCATTAAAAGAAAGCTTGTGCCACCACAGTAGACAGGAGAACAcccacaaaaaaaaggaaaaaaagcaggGTGGCTGAGGACTTCCTCAAAGTTCACAAGATCAATGATAAGCTGCACAGCACGGTCAGACGTGCATTCAGAAACACTTCTACAGAAACCAAACATCAGCCACACAGGAAGCACGATGAGCCCGGGTGAAGTGATCTACACGTTGTTGGAGGTGCTCATCGCTGTCAGCTGCTGCGTGGGAAACATGTTGGTCATTTTGGCTCTGTGGGCCAGTAAGAGCGTTCAGCTGCCCACCTTCTGCCTCATCGTCTCTCTGGCTGCCGCAGACTTCATGGTTGGCTGTGTAGCCATACCGCTGGCTGTGGTGGTGGACGGACGAGTGGAGACTTCATTTCACACTTGTCTCTTCATCAGCTGCGTGGTCATCCTGTTGACGTCGGTCTCAGTTTTGTGTCTTGCGGCTATTGCTGTGGACCGTTACCTCCGCGTGTGTATCCCCCTCAGgtatgatttctttttttcttcagcagCACTAGAAAGCTGAGTTTTACATTTGGATCCATTTTCATCTAAACCTCAACTCTGATCCTTTTCTATGGAAGAGTATTAGGTTTTAGGACCAGGTTtgagacaaaaagagaagaggaagatttTTTCAAACTTTATCAAAAGATAATTTGAAATGTCGTGAGTAAAGTTGAGCTAAATCCGAGGAGtgatatgtatttttattttgcttattgAGAGTAAAATCAAACTAACTCGGATaagaaatttaattttttttaatttaaatttttttaatattgagAATAAAGACAAATTGTTGAAAACCTGAACTTTTAAGAATGCAGTtgaactttattctcaaaatgccaaatgaaaagaacaatcttcctctcatttattttgactGTATTCTCAACACAATCTTTCTCAACACAATTTTACTTATGTGTTGACGTTTTGACTTTACTCTCAAAATGCTTAGATTTCCATGTTTTGAATGCACAGATAACTGCTTTTATAAttagtgtttttcttcttagGTACAAAAGGACAATAACGCGGAGACATTCATGGCTTGTGGTAGCAGCATGTTGGTTTGTTGCAATCCCGCTAAGCTTTGCTCCCATGCTTGGATGGTACAACCACAAAACCTTCGACCAATCTGATTCCACCAACTCTACAATCGTGTGCCGGTTTATATCCGTTATCCCCATGTCATACCTGGTTTACTTCAACTTCTTTCTCTGCACTTTGACTCCACTGTTGATGATGACCATTTTGTACGGCCTTGTGTTTTGCATCATTCGAGGAAGCCTCAGAGAGAAACCAGGCAACGGAGTCCAGAAACAATCTCTGAACTACCTAAGGAAAGAGAAGCAGCTGGCAGGGTCTCTGTCTCTGGTCTTGGCTCTGTTTGCTCTGTCCTGGCTCCCACTCCACATCATGAACTGCATCGCTTACTTCGATAATCCTAGCACCGTACCTGTGTCGGCTTTTCATATTGGCATCCTGCTCTCTCATGCAAACTCGGCTGTGAACCCAGTGGTGTACGCTTTCAAAATACAAAAGATAAGGAGCGCATACCTGCAGATCTGGAGACGGTTCACCACATGTGGGGATGAAAATCAAGGATCTCAGTTGAGCCAGTCGGTaaacaacatcagtgtgacCAACGACGATTAAAGGGTTCATTGTTTGTGAGTCGTTTTTGACGGACTGTTGACgtgtgaaaggtaaagaaagtttatttaaatcagGAATCTATGTTCTTCAATATTAGTGTGCACATAGTTATGTGTGGACTGAGAGATTTGTTATCTGTCACGttcaggaatgtgtgtgtgtatctatgtgagagtgtgtgcatgtgtgtgtattgtaaAAACTGCAGCACAGGAGAAATTAGAGGATGCTTGTTTTAAAACCTCTTGTTGTTCAGGTCTTGTTTTTTGCCCCAagtttcatttcacttttgtttttctgtttctgttttctccaaGTTTCAGTTCACTCTTGGAAATAACCTTCACTGTCCCTAACCGTATGTATTGTATTGTAGCACAtggaagttatttttttatagcatttattgcagagttttaCAAATCTTCATACCATTCATTTAATGGTATCATATCATATCGCTGATAAATTATCATAAAAATCAATGCACTgcagtttttatcatttataCCAGAGTCTGACTTATATATTGTCTTTCATGGAAACATCAGTATCTGCATTTATGACAGTATTTCCCaaaataaacattcattttacagaATGCGGAAAAGATTAGCATTtcgttttacattttatatctatatctatatctatatctatatattttctttttattcatagtttttggttaaactgttaaatatcAAGTCTCTCTTTGATAACAGCATCTTAGCAATCATTGCcaatttttttgaatacatATATCGGCCAATGTATCCATCAAAAATCCATCAATCAGGCTCTAATTCTCTGCTGAAGTAAATTTACTGCAGTTATAGAATGGCACTCTCAATTTGCTGACTTTTACAAGAACATATATGGGGGTGTGATGCTGCAGAATTTCCTTGTGATTCAGGTCCAAAAATGCTGATACCGATAATTAGTGGCTAATGCAGCTTCATTTAGAGGAAAGCAGTGAGTAGTGATTTATAAGGTTTGTGCATCATCAATTGTCTAAAtcttaattcattttaattaacacTAAATAATTTGCCCAAAGGTTAGAAAGCATCGTAATGAGTGGTATAATTTCTACCTGTCATCTGTGAAACCTGGGTTTGATTCCCCACTGAAGCAGGTGTGTAGGAAGCTAAGCAGAGAGTATGTCAGAGGcatttccttcctcttctcttcttctctgtacCAGCTCTTCTCTTGTGACTTTTAAGGGTTTATTCAAATTGGTGGTGATGCCTCAGCAGCAAAGACATTTGATCACACACCGCACCACAACCACTGAAGATTGATGTGAAGTAGAAGAGACAAACTGAAACCGGTGTGGATACTATTGATGCTAGAAATGAGAAATAATATCTGTGGTATTGATATTTTATTGCAGCATTAAATTAATCCACACATCCCTGGACCATACAGACTTATGGCTTTTTAAAACTGCCTTGTCGAAGAGGTGGGAAATCATACTTGTTCTTAATTTATTTAGTGAGACCAGTGTCAAAACCTGGTCAAAACTAATGCAAAATGCTGCCATCACACTTCACATCAAATTTGTACAAGAAGttccaaaatacattttctctttaGAGCAATTCCTAAAGCTGCTGAGAGCAGCTTTTAAAATGGAAGAAACAGAAGTGATAAATAAAGAGAAGTGCCAGAATTGACCCCAAAGTTAAGCCGACATATTTGTTAACTCTCTGCAACAATTGGCAAATGAGCAGTAGGTCAGTGAGTGTGTAAAAGAGTATAAGCAAGAAATGAAAGGAAATTCAGACTGATTTCAAATTGCTGTTTTATAAACTGCATCAGAATtcatatgaaaaacaaatgaaaacatttatttttgtttgagtCATCAAATACTGTCAGCGTGTGATATttttattgcaaaaaaaaaactactttcgTTTTACTTCTCCATGTTAttgaatgtgtttgatttggCAAATGATTGCGAGTCTGCAAACATCCACCGTGTAAACTGTATTCTATCGGTCAACTCCATAGTTACTGGtttgtattgatttattatgaaaatTGAAATGGCCATTGACTATgttctttattgttttgttttcacagaagtTTACAGTCTCTGAGCCGGTGTTTGTGTCTTCTGGTCTTTTTGTAACATCTGTCAGGATGTACTTCTAGTGCTTAAATGCTTTATCAATTACTCTTAAACCAAAAGGAGAGATACTTCAGGATGTTTTGAGAATGCATCTCCTCGTACGCACAACAGAGGTCCGGAAGCTTAGATCATTTCCAATGTGATGATGGTCTTTAGCCACAAGATGGCATCAGAGTGGCTCCTTCACCACAAGAGCAGGTTCGCTTCAGCCCAAGCACTCATTGTACCTCTCAAGGAAGGTAATAGACTGTATAGTTATCCCCTGAGTAGGATTTACTCCATCCCACAAACTATACAACCTACTACCTCACCTTGCTAGGCTCAACTTCAAGCACAGCATCTTTAAATACAAGTTCTCACTCAATACGTACTAACTTCAGAACATGTTCCAAAACTGCACCTTTGAAAATAAAGTCACTGCTGAAGAGATTTCAGACAAAGCAGAGCTGAGTACTTTGTCCTTGAGTTCCTTCATCCATGGAGCTCCTCACGTGCATCACAGCAGATCAGCCTGTCTCCTTAGGAAAGACAGTAGATTGCATAGTTATCTCAGAGGGAGGACACAAACCCCACAACTATTCAATCTACTACCTCAGCCTTAAGGACAGAGATGTATTCAGGCAGCAGTGGAAATTCATCAGTCAAACTGtgagataaaagagagagaaatatatcaGTATCCACTCGGAGAAAAGAACGATTGAAAAGTAGTTTTTATTCAGTGTAGAGGACGAGATCATTAGAGTTACTACATCTAGTATTATTCAGATTGTGTTTAGCAGCAGTACATCACAGAAAACCGGCTCAGTAGACTTGAAACAAATGATTAATTTTACTGTTAGAGCATTAGTGCTGCATTTTAGTAAACTTTTACAATCTCAAACAAAACTAGAAAGGCCCTTTGAGTCGGTAGTTGTTTGCATATGCGGATGAAAACAAACCCCTTTGGACGAGGACCAAAAGTTAAAACATGCATTTGTACATATGATTAAACCACATTATTCAAATGACAATCGCTATTCTTGAGTTAGGTGGTCTGGTAACAGTTTCTGCAGGAACTACCTTCCAAGAGCAAATAACCCCAACCCTCCCTAGACTCCATCACATAGTGGACTGAAAAAAAAGGCTTGTTCCATCCGGCTTAGTGATAAATCTGACCACTTACATCGGTCAGTGTTAAGCGAGTGGGAtggacattaacacacactgg includes:
- the LOC109635377 gene encoding adenosine receptor A1-like, whose amino-acid sequence is MISCTARSDVHSETLLQKPNISHTGSTMSPGEVIYTLLEVLIAVSCCVGNMLVILALWASKSVQLPTFCLIVSLAAADFMVGCVAIPLAVVVDGRVETSFHTCLFISCVVILLTSVSVLCLAAIAVDRYLRVCIPLRYKRTITRRHSWLVVAACWFVAIPLSFAPMLGWYNHKTFDQSDSTNSTIVCRFISVIPMSYLVYFNFFLCTLTPLLMMTILYGLVFCIIRGSLREKPGNGVQKQSLNYLRKEKQLAGSLSLVLALFALSWLPLHIMNCIAYFDNPSTVPVSAFHIGILLSHANSAVNPVVYAFKIQKIRSAYLQIWRRFTTCGDENQGSQLSQSVNNISVTNDD